The Syngnathus typhle isolate RoL2023-S1 ecotype Sweden linkage group LG1, RoL_Styp_1.0, whole genome shotgun sequence genome includes a window with the following:
- the asb12b gene encoding ankyrin repeat and SOCS box protein 12b, with protein MAVGRAVDMTLMDISKIFSLLQPKDEDESNELSQALNSAVSSDNAILLSELLSQERYRRSINTRSGWGVPVTPLRTAAALGHLKCLELLLEHGAEIDSLDVKAQTPLFTAVSGKHLDCVIALLKAGADPNGSQHNNCSPVLTAAREGDVDILRELLRYGAEVDVRPKIPEWASNATACRGPLYISAVYGHLDCFKLLLQHGTNPNFNCTDEKILARIKQPKTVLEVCLRYGCGVEYIQLLIDFGANVYLPTLIIDKTTKQNEALCFLLKERVCPKPLMSQTRLAIRRNLHFTNKEPGIDRLDIPPILRNYLKHNTSEHVGCFS; from the exons ATGGCTGTGGGTCGAGCTGTGGACATGACTTTGATGGACATCTCCAAGATCTTCTCGCTTCTGCAGCCCAAGGACGAGGACGAAAGCAACGAGCTGAGCCAAGCCTTGAACAGCGCCGTGAGCAGTGACAACGCCATTCTTCTCTCTGAGCTTCTTTCTCAAGAGCGCTACAGGAGGTCTATTAACACTCGAAGCGGCTGGGGGGTCCCTGTCACCCCCTTACGGACTGCTGCTGCTCTGGGACACCTTAAGTGCCTGGAGCTCTTACTGGAGCATGGAGCGGAG ATAGACAGCCTGGATGTGAAGGCCCAGACGCCACTGTTCACGGCTGTTAGCGGCAAACATCTGGACTGCGTGATAGCTCTGCTGAAGGCCGGAGCCGACCCAAACGGCAGCCAGCACAACAACTGCTCACCGGTTCTGACCGCCGCTCGGGAAGGGGATGTGGACATTCTCCGAGAGCTGCTGCGCTATGGAGCTGAGGTGGACGTTCGACCCAAAATACCGGAGTGGGCATCAAATGCCACAGCGTGTCGAGGGCCTCTTTATATCTCAGCTGTGTATGGACATCTGGACTGCTTTAAACTCCTCCTCCAGCATGGAACTAACCCTAACTTTAACTGCACAGATGAGAAGATACTGGCCCGAATAAAACAGCCAAAGACTGTGCTGGAGGTGTGTTTGCGTTACGGTTGCGGCGTGGAGTACATCCAGCTTCTTATAGACTTTGGAGCAAATGTGTATCTGCCTACACTCATCATTGACAAGACAACAAAGCAGAATGAAGCCTTGTGTTTTCTACTCAAGGAAAGGG TTTGTCCCAAACCTCTGATGTCACAGACTCGGCTGGCAATCCGCAGAAACCTTCATTTTACGAACAAAGAGCCTGGTATAGACAGGCTGGATATTCCTCCAATCTTGAGAAACTACCTAAAGCACAACACCTCTGAACACGTGGGATGTTTCAGTTAG
- the zc4h2 gene encoding zinc finger C4H2 domain-containing protein translates to MTDEQEIMCKLENILEVRNKTVQMQKIKSRLKIEFEALESEEKHLKEYKQEMDLLLQEKMAHVEELRLIHADINVMESTIKQSENDLNKLLETTRRLHDEYKPLKEHVDALRMTLGLHRLPHLNEEEEKLSLDYFEKQKAEWQKEPHEPAIPESLAAAAAAAQQLQVSRKQDARQTATFRQQPPPMKACLSCHQQIHRNAPICPLCKAKSRSRNPKKPKRKPDE, encoded by the exons ATGACGGACGAACAAGAAATCATGTGCAAGTTAGAAAACATCCTGGAAGTACG GAACAAAACAGTCCAAATGCAGAAGATCAAGTCTCGCCTAAAGATTGAATTTGAGGCTCTGGAGTCTGAGGAGAAGCATCTAAAAGAGTACAAGCAAGAGATGGATCTCCTCTTGCAGGAAAAGATGGCACATGTGGAGGAGCTCCGACTTATCCATGCAGATATCAATGTG atGGAAAGCACAATCAAGCAGTCTGAAAATGACCTGAACAAGCTGCTGGAAACAACTCGTCGCCTGCATGATGAGTACAAACCTCTGAAGGAGCATGTTGATGCACTAAGGATGACTTTGGGACTGCACAGACTCCCTCACCTCAATGAAGAAGAGGAGAAGCTCTCCCTGGA TTACTTTGAGAAGCAAAAAGCCGAGTGGCAAAAGGAGCCGCATGAGCCGGCTATTCCGGAATCCCTCGCTGCCGCTGCGGCAGCGGCACAGCAGCTTCAGGTGTCACGGAAACAAGATGCCCGCCAGACGGCCACTTTCAGACAGCAACCACCACCCATGAAG GCTTGCCTGTCGTGCCACCAGCAGATTCACCGCAATGCTCCCATCTGTCCCTTGTGCAAGGCCAAGAGCCGCTCACGCAACCCTAAGAAGCCCAAGAGGAAGCCGGACGAGTAG
- the LOC133160321 gene encoding moesin-like produces MDAELEFAILPSTTGKQLFDQIVKTIGLRETWFFGLQYQDSKGFSTWLKLNKRVTAQDVKRDNPLLIKFRAKFYPEDVAEELIQEATQRLFFLQVKESILNDDIYCPPETAVLLASYTVQVKHGDYRKDYHVPGYLTREKLLPQRVLEQHKLNKNQWEERIQVWHQEHKGILREDAMVEYLKIAQDLEMYGVNYFSIKNKKGTELWLGVDALGLNIYDKKDKLTPKIGFPWSEIRNISFNDKKFVIKPIDKKSPDFVFYVPRLRINKRILALCMGNHDLYMRRRKPDTIEVQQMKAQAREEKNKRQMERALLESEKKKRENAEKETEKIARETMELMERLRQIEEQTKRAQDELEEQTRRALELEKERTLAQEEAEILDNDHKAAMQAKEALLQHPQSEMKSQEELATELAELTSKISQLEEAKKKKDEEAMRWQKRAMMVEADLERTKEELKSKIMGIHIQDSVHPHMHDHDETDESSAEASAELMSPGTVRDRSEEERVTEAQKNQRLQKNLKFLSTELARAVDDSKKTPNDLIHAENVKAGRDKYKTLRQIRQGNTKQRIDEFESM; encoded by the exons ATGGACGCTGAGCTGGAATTTGCCATCCTGCCCAGCACCACTGGCAAACAACTTTTTGATCAG ATAGTGAAAACAATCGGGTTGAGGGAAACGTGGTTCTTCGGTCTCCAGTACCAGGACAGCAAAGGCTTCTCTACTTGGCTAAAGCTCAACAAAAGG GTGACTGCTCAAGATGTGAAGAGGGACAACCCTCTGTTGATAAAGTTCAGGGCAAAGTTTTACCCTGAGGATGTTGCGGAAGAACTCATTCAGGAGGCAACACAACGTCTCTTCTTTCTGCAG GTGAAAGAAAGCATCCTAAATGATGACATTTATTGTCCACCTGAGACTGCCGTCCTTTTAGCCTCGTATACAGTTCAAGTCAAACATGGAGACTACAGAAAAGACTATCACGTTCCGGgctacctaaccagagagaaGCTGCTTCCGCAAAG GGTTTTAGAGCAGCACAAACTGAATAAAAATCAATGGGAGGAAAGAATTCAAGTGTGGCATCAAGAGCACAAGGGAATACTACG GGAGGACGCCATGGTGGAGTACTTGAAGATAGCCCAGGATCTAGAAATGTATGGGGTCAACTACTTCAGCATCAAGAACAAGAAAGGAACTGAGCTGTGGTTGGGAGTGGATGCCCTGGGCCTCAACATATATGACAAAAAAGACAA GCTGACCCCAAAGATTGGTTTCCCCTGGAGTGAGATCAGAAATATTTCCTTCAATGACAAGAAGTTCGTCATCAAACCTATTGACAAGAAATCTCCG GACTTTGTTTTCTATGTACCCCGCCTTCGTATCAACAAACGCATCCTGGCGCTGTGTATGGGAAACCACGATTTGTACATGCGCAGACGCAAACCGGACACCATTGAAGTGCAGCAGATGAAGGCCCAGGCGAGAGAGGAGAAGAATAAGAGGCAGATGGAGAG GGCTCTGCTTgagagtgagaaaaaaaagcgtGAAAATGCTGAGAAGGAAACAGAGAAGATTGCTCGCGAGACCATGGAACTGATGGAGAGATTGCGACAGATTGAAGAGCAGACAAAGAGAGCTCAAGATG AGCTTGAGGAGCAGACTCGCAGGGCGCTTGAGTTAGAGAAGGAAAGGACACTTGCGCAGGAGGAAGCTGAGATCCTGGACAATGACCACAAGGCTGCCATGCAGGCTAAAGAAGCCCTGCTACAACATCCTCAGTCTGAGATGAAGAGTCAGGAAGAGCTG gccactgagctggcagAGCTTACGTCGAAAATCTCCCAGCTGGAAGAAGCCAAGAAGAAAAAGGACGAGGAGGCAATGAGATGGCAGAAAAGG GCAATGATGGTAGAAGCTGATTTAGAGAGAACCAAAGAGGAGCTGAAGTCGAAAATAATGGGAATCCACATCCAGGATTCTGTACACCCTCACATGCATGATCACGACGAGACGGATGAGAGCAGTGCGGAGGCGAGTGCTGAGTTAATGTCTCCCGGCACAGTACGCGACCGTAGTGAGGAGGAAAGAGTCACTGAGGCCCAGAAGAACCAGAGACTTCAGAAAAACTTGAAG TTCCTGAGTACTGAGCTTGCTCGAGCTGTAGACGACAGCAAAAAGACCCCAAATGACCTGATCCATGCTGAGAATGTCAAGGCTGGCCGTGACAAATACAAGACCCTACGTCAAATTCGTCAGGGCAACACCAAACAGCGTATTGATGAATTTGAGTCCATGTAA